One region of Salinibacterium sp. TMP30 genomic DNA includes:
- a CDS encoding cytochrome P450: MTSTANVTLADLDLFENGTPWNVFDKLRTEAPVHWSEEAAPNHGFWSLTRYHDIVAVLRDTETFSSERGGVNIEELDDEQLEVRKSMLETDGVRHRALRRLMQGEFTPKAVGGYEIFLRGLTASTLDAAFANKEFEFVSQVAADFPIRVLAKMLDVPDADTHKLIDWGDRMIGNDDPEHADVLASSAESEEFRLLPFRSPAAREVFEYGNDLANKRRGKDGTDLVSRLVNQEPMDGKALNERDFNSYFLLLVVAGNETTRHTITHTMNYLMDNPEQMALLQEKPELIPWAVEEFLRMASPVYHFRRTATKDTEINGQAIKEGQKVVTWFAAGNRDPEVFENPYTMDVTRNPNEHMAFGRGGPHMCLGNSLARLEIRIMFETLLPRISGMTKLSEAARLRSNFVNGIKRLPVRVELAK, from the coding sequence TTGACTTCAACGGCGAACGTCACCCTGGCAGACCTAGACCTATTCGAAAACGGCACACCGTGGAACGTTTTCGACAAGCTTCGAACAGAAGCACCCGTGCACTGGTCAGAAGAAGCAGCGCCCAACCATGGCTTCTGGTCGCTCACTCGGTATCACGACATCGTTGCTGTGCTGCGGGATACTGAAACGTTTTCGAGCGAACGTGGCGGTGTCAACATTGAAGAACTTGATGACGAGCAGCTCGAAGTACGCAAGTCAATGCTCGAGACGGACGGTGTGCGTCACCGGGCACTCCGACGACTGATGCAGGGTGAATTCACGCCCAAGGCGGTCGGTGGTTATGAGATCTTTCTCCGCGGCCTCACTGCGAGCACGCTGGATGCTGCGTTTGCCAACAAGGAGTTTGAGTTCGTCAGCCAGGTAGCGGCAGACTTCCCTATCCGCGTTCTCGCCAAGATGCTTGATGTTCCCGACGCGGACACCCACAAGCTCATCGACTGGGGCGACCGGATGATCGGCAACGACGATCCGGAACACGCCGATGTGCTGGCAAGCTCCGCAGAGAGTGAAGAGTTTCGTCTCCTGCCTTTCCGCTCCCCGGCCGCACGTGAAGTATTCGAATACGGCAATGATCTGGCCAACAAGCGTCGCGGAAAAGATGGCACCGACCTCGTTTCGCGCCTCGTCAACCAAGAGCCGATGGATGGTAAAGCTCTCAACGAGCGCGACTTCAATAGCTACTTCCTGCTGCTCGTCGTCGCCGGTAACGAGACCACTCGCCACACGATTACGCACACCATGAACTACCTCATGGACAACCCTGAGCAGATGGCGCTGCTGCAAGAAAAGCCCGAGCTCATCCCGTGGGCTGTTGAAGAGTTCTTGCGCATGGCAAGCCCCGTCTATCACTTCCGTCGTACGGCCACGAAAGACACCGAGATCAACGGTCAAGCCATCAAAGAAGGCCAAAAAGTCGTCACGTGGTTTGCCGCCGGCAACCGTGACCCCGAGGTCTTCGAAAACCCCTACACAATGGATGTCACTCGCAACCCGAACGAACACATGGCGTTCGGTCGCGGTGGTCCGCACATGTGTCTCGGAAACTCTCTTGCGCGTCTTGAAATCCGTATTATGTTCGAGACGCTGTTGCCCCGGATTTCCGGAATGACGAAACTGAGTGAAGCAGCACGTCTGCGCAGTAATTTTGTCAACGGAATCAAACGACTCCCGGTACGCGTCGAATTAGCAAAGTAG
- a CDS encoding MarR family transcriptional regulator → MAGPHTLTETERQVQARVGGLPLDYSAMAVASNLFRAANAVRNHFERTVLSEHNLSWTAFVVLWVTWIWEPIETRQIALEGGFSKATLTGVLSTLERRGWLTRERSASDGRLVVVKLTDRGRALMIELFPAFNIQEQAVTGPVDPAKREELAEMLRVITAGVEPKN, encoded by the coding sequence GTGGCCGGACCACACACACTCACCGAAACAGAGCGTCAGGTACAGGCGAGAGTTGGCGGCTTGCCGCTTGACTACTCTGCGATGGCAGTTGCGTCGAACCTTTTTCGTGCGGCAAATGCTGTGCGCAATCACTTTGAGCGCACGGTTCTGTCAGAACACAACCTGTCGTGGACGGCCTTTGTTGTGCTGTGGGTCACATGGATCTGGGAGCCCATCGAGACTCGTCAGATCGCGCTCGAGGGTGGTTTTTCGAAAGCGACCCTCACTGGCGTGCTTTCCACACTCGAACGCCGCGGCTGGCTCACCCGTGAACGTAGTGCGAGCGATGGACGCCTAGTTGTCGTCAAGCTCACGGATCGTGGCCGCGCGCTGATGATAGAACTCTTTCCGGCATTCAACATTCAAGAGCAGGCAGTGACCGGTCCCGTTGATCCCGCCAAACGTGAAGAACTGGCTGAGATGCTGCGGGTTATTACGGCTGGCGTCGAGCCGAAGAATTAG
- a CDS encoding cupin domain-containing protein: protein MKTTVSLVDLAETELARAIESENGRSAVTVQGGRDQQLRQTLMAMRAGEGLAEHSSPGEATLQVLIGRVMLRSGEQSWPGVVGDLLPIPAASHALDAVEDSVVLLTVVKAV from the coding sequence ATGAAAACAACAGTGTCTCTTGTTGACCTAGCCGAAACAGAGTTGGCGCGTGCTATCGAATCCGAAAACGGGCGTAGTGCCGTCACCGTGCAGGGAGGTCGCGATCAGCAGCTCCGTCAAACTCTCATGGCGATGCGAGCTGGCGAGGGCTTAGCGGAGCACTCGAGCCCCGGCGAGGCAACCCTGCAGGTGCTTATCGGTCGCGTCATGCTGCGTTCAGGCGAACAATCGTGGCCCGGAGTTGTTGGAGATCTTCTTCCGATCCCTGCGGCCTCTCATGCTCTGGATGCCGTCGAAGATTCAGTGGTTTTGCTGACGGTCGTGAAGGCTGTCTAG
- a CDS encoding type 1 glutamine amidotransferase produces the protein MRALLVQHDHVTASGPVGDRLRERGFDIDEIMVVTEENFETPNVDFEFPDASQYDLVIPMGAPWGAWDDACIGRWLAPELEWVRTTIEADIPVLGICFGGQLIARALGGTVARGVKAEIGWTAIHSDDTSLVSNGPWFQFHYDQWTMPEGAVEIARNPIAPQAFTYGRSLAVQFHPELNTAILAGWLDQGGINEVIADGQNPEAMLAQTRAEEGIAGQRTAELVDAFLDRVAKLG, from the coding sequence ATGAGAGCACTCTTGGTGCAGCATGATCACGTCACCGCGAGCGGGCCAGTAGGCGATCGTCTCCGCGAACGCGGTTTCGACATCGACGAAATCATGGTCGTCACCGAAGAGAACTTCGAGACCCCCAATGTGGACTTCGAGTTTCCGGATGCTTCCCAGTACGACCTCGTTATTCCGATGGGTGCCCCCTGGGGTGCCTGGGATGATGCGTGCATCGGCCGTTGGTTGGCTCCCGAACTTGAGTGGGTGCGCACAACCATCGAAGCAGACATCCCGGTGCTCGGAATTTGCTTCGGCGGTCAGCTGATTGCTCGCGCGCTCGGCGGAACTGTCGCCCGCGGAGTAAAGGCTGAGATCGGATGGACGGCAATCCACAGTGACGACACATCGCTCGTCTCTAATGGCCCCTGGTTCCAGTTTCACTACGACCAGTGGACGATGCCCGAGGGCGCCGTCGAAATCGCCCGCAACCCGATTGCCCCGCAGGCATTCACGTATGGCCGCAGCCTGGCGGTGCAGTTTCACCCCGAACTGAACACTGCCATCCTCGCAGGCTGGCTTGACCAAGGGGGCATCAACGAAGTGATCGCCGATGGTCAAAACCCCGAGGCAATGCTGGCGCAAACTCGCGCCGAAGAGGGCATCGCTGGCCAGCGCACGGCGGAACTTGTGGATGCCTTCTTGGATCGGGTAGCCAAGCTCGGCTAG
- a CDS encoding glutamine synthetase family protein, protein MTLDIPALQADLQAKGIDVLRLIFPDVLGLTRSKDLLVSQLHNTKSPMFCQGVWVTTTGGDVLDGNHIMSSGLPDLLTQIDPNTLSMMPWEPGVAMVIGDAFNPDHSVSEIAPRSVLQSVIAQYTALGLTPIVGPELEFYIANYDETEGWSRSLSRTGRVYTTGESVDPGGQFLNLMRMLDGMDIGVFAGNHEFSPSQYEINLWHSEALDAADRTFLFKTAVRDIVARTGKHALFTGKPWDDEGGSGFHLHFSVVDQQGNNIMSDGGHGLSDIAHHMIAGLLENAGAIAALSNPTINAYKRLGPDTLAPYRANWGHDNRSAMLRVPPERGAGTRLEMRLGDPAANPYLLIASTLAAGLDGITRSLTAPAPVAGWAYEDNSAPILPMTLTAALDALDADTVMREAMGSTVIDVFSVLKRDEVKRYEDSVADKNTREVSQWEIDEYFADY, encoded by the coding sequence ATGACTCTCGACATACCAGCTCTACAAGCAGACTTGCAGGCCAAAGGGATCGATGTTCTGCGCCTGATTTTCCCTGATGTCCTCGGGCTCACGCGCTCGAAGGACCTTCTTGTCAGCCAACTTCACAACACCAAGTCTCCGATGTTCTGTCAGGGGGTGTGGGTCACTACCACCGGCGGTGACGTGCTCGATGGCAATCACATCATGTCCTCCGGCCTCCCGGATCTCCTCACCCAGATTGACCCCAACACACTGTCAATGATGCCGTGGGAGCCCGGCGTTGCGATGGTCATTGGAGATGCCTTCAACCCCGACCACAGCGTCAGTGAAATCGCGCCCCGCTCGGTACTGCAGAGCGTTATCGCACAATACACAGCGCTCGGACTCACACCGATCGTGGGCCCCGAACTCGAGTTTTACATTGCCAACTACGACGAAACAGAGGGCTGGAGCCGCAGCCTCAGCCGCACCGGCCGCGTCTACACGACCGGAGAAAGCGTTGACCCTGGTGGTCAGTTCCTCAACCTCATGCGCATGCTCGACGGAATGGACATCGGTGTCTTCGCCGGCAACCACGAGTTCAGCCCCTCGCAATATGAGATCAACCTCTGGCACAGCGAAGCCTTGGATGCCGCCGACCGCACCTTCTTGTTCAAGACAGCGGTTCGCGACATCGTCGCTCGCACCGGCAAGCACGCTCTCTTCACTGGCAAGCCCTGGGACGACGAGGGTGGCAGTGGATTCCACCTGCACTTCTCTGTTGTCGACCAACAGGGCAACAACATCATGTCGGATGGCGGTCACGGCCTTTCCGATATTGCCCACCACATGATCGCGGGCCTCCTCGAGAACGCCGGAGCAATCGCAGCGCTCTCGAACCCCACGATCAACGCCTACAAGCGCTTGGGGCCAGACACACTCGCTCCCTACCGCGCCAACTGGGGCCACGATAACCGCAGCGCGATGTTGCGCGTACCGCCTGAGCGCGGCGCCGGGACGCGATTGGAAATGCGCCTTGGCGACCCAGCAGCGAACCCCTACCTGCTGATCGCATCCACGCTGGCTGCCGGGCTCGATGGCATCACGCGGAGCCTTACGGCCCCAGCACCGGTCGCAGGCTGGGCTTACGAAGACAACTCCGCCCCGATCCTCCCGATGACCCTCACCGCTGCTCTCGACGCCTTAGACGCGGACACAGTGATGCGGGAAGCTATGGGCAGCACCGTTATCGATGTCTTCAGCGTGCTCAAGCGCGATGAAGTGAAGCGCTACGAAGATTCTGTGGCAGACAAGAACACGCGCGAAGTGAGCCAGTGGGAGATCGACGAGTACTTCGCCGACTACTAA
- a CDS encoding FAD-dependent oxidoreductase: MSEVNPAAPVVIVGAAMGGLRAAESLRRSGYTGAIRVVGDELHAPYNRPPLSKEVLATDVTHEAVAFPSRAEMGDVEWMLGVRASAVDLEARTLTTDDGNVHEWRALVIATGLRARRLDFEPIAGRHVVRSLDDAMALRAELTDGARVVVVGSGFLGCELSATASKLGCSVTIVTPSVEPMIRPLGLLVAQEMRRRLNAEGVEIFSGVTVAAINGETSVESVELSDGRVIEADVLIESVGSDCNIEWLEGTGLDMGDGVLADNAMRAVTTEGVALDDVYVVGDIARFPNPMFDDVARRIEHWNIPTDTGKRAGAVLAAWFADDGSFDEVVAKPFAPMPSFWSNQFEIKLQAYGLLGLVSDDDIRILEGDLADQVAVGYYRDDRLVGVLGIGMKAALLPYRKLIAEGGS, from the coding sequence GTGTCTGAGGTTAACCCCGCCGCACCGGTCGTTATTGTCGGTGCGGCGATGGGTGGGCTTCGCGCGGCGGAGTCTCTGCGTCGTTCGGGCTACACCGGTGCTATTCGTGTCGTGGGCGATGAGCTTCATGCGCCCTATAACCGTCCGCCCCTGTCCAAGGAAGTGTTGGCCACTGACGTGACCCACGAGGCTGTGGCGTTTCCGTCGCGAGCGGAGATGGGTGATGTTGAGTGGATGCTCGGGGTTCGGGCATCCGCGGTGGATCTCGAGGCTCGCACTCTGACTACTGACGATGGCAACGTGCACGAGTGGCGTGCCCTGGTGATTGCGACCGGTTTGCGCGCCCGTCGCTTGGATTTTGAGCCGATCGCCGGCCGTCACGTGGTTCGTTCCTTGGATGACGCGATGGCGTTGCGCGCGGAGCTCACTGACGGTGCGCGTGTGGTTGTTGTCGGTTCAGGCTTTTTGGGCTGCGAGCTGAGTGCGACCGCCAGCAAGCTGGGTTGTTCGGTGACGATTGTCACTCCGAGCGTTGAGCCAATGATTCGCCCGTTGGGGTTGCTGGTCGCTCAGGAGATGCGTCGGCGACTTAACGCTGAGGGCGTGGAGATTTTCTCTGGTGTGACTGTTGCTGCAATCAATGGTGAGACTTCGGTCGAGTCTGTTGAGTTGAGCGATGGCCGCGTGATTGAGGCTGATGTTCTGATTGAGTCTGTTGGCTCGGACTGCAATATCGAATGGCTGGAGGGCACTGGCCTCGACATGGGAGATGGTGTGCTCGCTGATAACGCGATGCGTGCCGTGACGACCGAGGGTGTCGCGCTCGATGACGTCTATGTCGTTGGCGATATTGCGCGTTTCCCGAACCCGATGTTTGATGATGTGGCTCGTCGTATTGAGCACTGGAATATCCCGACCGACACGGGCAAGCGCGCTGGCGCAGTGCTGGCTGCGTGGTTTGCCGATGACGGTTCTTTCGATGAGGTTGTTGCGAAGCCTTTCGCTCCAATGCCATCGTTTTGGTCGAACCAGTTCGAGATCAAACTGCAGGCTTATGGTCTGCTGGGTTTGGTCTCGGATGACGACATCCGCATCCTTGAGGGAGACCTCGCCGATCAAGTTGCCGTGGGCTACTACCGCGACGACCGCCTTGTGGGGGTGCTGGGAATTGGCATGAAGGCTGCGCTGCTGCCGTATCGCAAGCTGATTGCTGAGGGTGGGTCGTAG
- a CDS encoding aldehyde dehydrogenase produces the protein MTNVQVAGVTVDTRHFINGERVASDETFTNTSPIDGSNLGEISRGGQPEVDLAVAAARAAFPAWAATSPHDRAAILHKIADLVEDRVSELANVETMDNGALLRSHLRGVMPRVAHNFRFFADYLVNDLGHPDFETRGHNNHVSWDPSGVAALITPWNAPLMLATWKIAPALAAGDTVVLKPAEWTPLTASLLADITVEAGLPAGVFNVVQGYGKEAGAALVAHPDLSRISFTGSVPTAKSIARAAADNLTPCSFELGGKSPCIVMHDADLELAATLAVEQYDNAGQVCLSGTRILVHEDIADAFADAFTAKVATLRQGDPRDIETDIGPQIHRVHFERIKGFVDRAKEGGANIVVGGTPNAELGGLYFAPTLVKNPEVGSEIVTQEVFGPVLTMQTFRTDEEVVAMANGTEFGLAAILVSGNRDHADLIAKQLVAGTIWVNCFFVRDLRAPFGGSKKSGVGREGGTWSFDFYADVKNTVVSPNGWKE, from the coding sequence ATGACGAACGTTCAAGTAGCCGGGGTGACCGTCGATACGCGGCACTTCATCAACGGAGAACGCGTAGCCTCCGACGAAACCTTCACGAACACATCCCCCATCGACGGCAGCAACCTCGGAGAAATTTCCCGCGGTGGCCAACCAGAAGTCGACCTTGCGGTCGCGGCAGCGCGTGCAGCGTTCCCCGCATGGGCCGCAACAAGCCCCCATGACCGTGCAGCGATCTTGCACAAGATCGCCGACCTTGTCGAAGATCGCGTCAGCGAACTTGCCAACGTTGAGACGATGGACAACGGCGCACTACTGCGCAGCCACCTGCGCGGTGTAATGCCGCGAGTGGCGCACAATTTCCGGTTCTTCGCTGACTACCTCGTGAACGACCTTGGGCATCCCGACTTCGAAACGCGCGGTCACAACAACCACGTCTCGTGGGATCCCTCGGGCGTTGCCGCGCTAATCACCCCGTGGAATGCACCCCTCATGCTTGCCACGTGGAAGATCGCCCCCGCGCTCGCCGCCGGGGACACCGTGGTGCTGAAGCCCGCAGAATGGACGCCGCTCACCGCATCGCTGTTGGCCGACATCACCGTCGAAGCAGGCTTGCCGGCAGGCGTGTTCAACGTCGTGCAAGGCTACGGCAAAGAGGCGGGTGCAGCCTTAGTGGCCCACCCCGACCTCAGTCGTATCTCGTTCACTGGCTCCGTGCCCACCGCCAAGTCGATCGCCCGTGCAGCGGCAGACAACCTGACCCCCTGCAGTTTTGAGCTTGGGGGCAAAAGCCCGTGCATTGTCATGCACGATGCCGACCTCGAGCTCGCAGCAACCCTTGCGGTGGAGCAGTACGACAACGCTGGGCAGGTATGCCTCTCGGGTACGCGCATCCTCGTTCATGAAGACATCGCGGATGCCTTTGCCGACGCTTTCACGGCCAAGGTTGCGACTTTGCGTCAGGGTGACCCTCGCGACATCGAGACCGACATTGGCCCACAGATTCACCGCGTGCACTTTGAGCGGATCAAGGGCTTCGTCGATCGTGCAAAGGAGGGCGGCGCGAATATCGTTGTTGGCGGCACCCCGAACGCCGAACTAGGCGGGCTCTACTTCGCACCGACTCTGGTGAAAAATCCCGAAGTTGGTAGTGAGATTGTCACTCAGGAGGTCTTCGGGCCGGTGCTGACGATGCAGACATTCCGCACCGATGAGGAAGTCGTGGCGATGGCCAACGGCACCGAGTTTGGCTTGGCCGCAATTCTGGTCTCGGGCAACCGCGACCACGCCGATCTCATTGCCAAGCAGCTTGTGGCAGGCACAATCTGGGTCAACTGCTTCTTTGTCCGTGACTTGCGGGCACCCTTTGGTGGCTCGAAGAAGTCGGGTGTTGGTCGCGAGGGCGGCACCTGGTCGTTTGATTTCTATGCAGATGTTAAGAACACGGTGGTTTCACCGAACGGATGGAAGGAATAG
- a CDS encoding fumarylacetoacetate hydrolase family protein, with product MTELRRVLLDGYPTQVVRHGDTLVAGDGREVGVDEAIHLPPTEPSKIIAVHLNYASRTEEFMTKLPGAPTYFHKPVTALNTHKGDVVRPEGCKWLNFEGEIVIVIGRTCRNVSPDEAGDYIAGYTIGNDYGLHDFRDTDAGSMLRVKGSDTLAPVGPGLVTDWDFRGKQLRTIVNGEVKQDDNTDNMEWDMNYLVADIARTITLSPGDLLFSGTPAFSRPVQPGDVVEVEVEGLGKLTNRIVTGPTPIRTDVGAQPTQSEEVMSTAMGGDWEFRGIRTPSKDLYPSKVEEKR from the coding sequence GTGACTGAGCTTCGCAGAGTACTTCTTGACGGCTACCCAACACAGGTGGTGCGCCATGGTGACACCCTCGTGGCCGGTGACGGTCGCGAGGTGGGCGTGGATGAAGCAATCCATTTGCCGCCAACCGAACCAAGCAAAATCATTGCCGTGCACTTGAACTACGCAAGCCGCACCGAAGAGTTCATGACCAAGCTGCCCGGAGCTCCGACGTACTTTCACAAGCCGGTCACCGCTCTCAACACCCACAAGGGTGATGTTGTGCGCCCCGAGGGCTGCAAGTGGTTGAACTTCGAGGGTGAAATTGTGATCGTCATTGGTCGCACGTGCCGCAACGTTTCTCCTGATGAAGCTGGCGACTACATCGCTGGTTACACCATCGGCAACGACTACGGACTGCATGACTTCCGTGACACGGATGCCGGTTCCATGCTTCGAGTGAAGGGTAGCGATACGCTCGCCCCGGTCGGTCCTGGCCTGGTTACAGACTGGGATTTCCGTGGCAAGCAGTTGCGCACCATTGTGAATGGTGAGGTGAAGCAAGACGACAACACCGACAACATGGAGTGGGATATGAACTATCTCGTTGCCGATATTGCGCGCACAATCACGCTGAGCCCTGGTGACCTGTTGTTCTCGGGAACGCCCGCGTTCTCACGTCCGGTTCAGCCCGGAGACGTCGTCGAGGTTGAAGTGGAAGGCCTCGGAAAGCTCACTAACCGCATTGTTACTGGCCCGACTCCGATCCGCACCGACGTGGGTGCACAGCCGACCCAGAGCGAAGAGGTAATGTCGACCGCAATGGGTGGCGACTGGGAGTTCCGAGGAATTCGTACTCCTTCTAAAGATCTCTACCCGTCGAAAGTTGAGGAAAAGCGATGA
- a CDS encoding catechol 1,2-dioxygenase — protein sequence MGEVVGVGLIAHVPTIMLPKETRMELNEGKDSTLVEGLERLRKDYFENDDYDTVVVLDSHWATTVEFVVTSHERRHGKFTSEELPRGMSAVPYDFKGDPELAKLMGEQAEKNGTWITPIDDEYLPIMYATINLWDYLGKGLPNKKWVSVSICQTATDEDFLRAGRAIGEAIAKSDRRVILLASGALSHTFFKLRELRKHEMADPAHIFSDAAREADYERLDWFKEGNHAKVLETMPAFQKVRPEAMFGHWLITAGAIGEEACTAPGVMYSEYENSIGTGQVHVWFPKPEGGFPAAKDVVLSRD from the coding sequence ATGGGAGAAGTTGTTGGGGTTGGGCTGATTGCTCACGTACCCACGATCATGTTGCCTAAAGAGACCCGTATGGAGCTCAATGAGGGCAAAGACTCGACGCTCGTTGAAGGCCTCGAACGGCTCCGCAAGGATTACTTCGAGAACGACGACTACGACACTGTTGTCGTGCTCGACAGCCACTGGGCAACCACTGTGGAGTTTGTTGTTACTTCGCATGAGCGTCGTCACGGCAAGTTCACCTCGGAGGAGCTTCCGCGTGGCATGAGTGCTGTGCCTTACGACTTTAAGGGCGACCCTGAGCTTGCGAAGCTGATGGGGGAGCAGGCCGAGAAAAACGGTACTTGGATCACCCCGATTGATGACGAGTACTTGCCGATCATGTACGCCACGATCAACCTGTGGGACTACCTCGGCAAGGGACTGCCTAACAAGAAATGGGTGAGCGTCTCGATCTGCCAGACCGCAACGGACGAGGACTTCCTGCGTGCAGGCCGTGCGATTGGTGAGGCTATCGCTAAGAGTGACCGCCGCGTCATCCTGCTCGCCTCTGGCGCTCTCTCGCACACCTTCTTCAAGCTGCGCGAACTGCGCAAGCACGAGATGGCCGACCCGGCACACATCTTCTCGGATGCCGCCCGCGAGGCAGACTATGAGCGTCTTGACTGGTTCAAGGAGGGCAACCACGCGAAGGTGCTGGAGACCATGCCGGCGTTCCAGAAAGTTCGCCCCGAAGCAATGTTTGGCCATTGGCTGATTACGGCGGGTGCGATCGGTGAAGAAGCGTGCACGGCTCCCGGTGTGATGTATAGCGAGTATGAGAACTCGATCGGCACCGGCCAGGTACATGTCTGGTTCCCGAAGCCCGAAGGTGGCTTCCCCGCAGCAAAGGATGTGGTCCTCTCTCGTGACTGA
- a CDS encoding aminotransferase class V-fold PLP-dependent enzyme: MSEVRPQGRPHAVWGDETDVVQLALDWTAKRMVRKTDPLSTARPAAELAAEVGDAIRPEGIGGAEALRIFDEILEPATRAQDDPLNLAYIAAAPTRAAVAFDLVTSAANIFGGLWESGAGAIFAENQALQWIIGLLDWPETAGGTFVSGGTSGNLSALMTARETAKTRRGGRPAGGWQLACTTNAHSSIQSAAKALDVDVVDVPIDDRGHMTGAALRAILEQSPNVFAVVASAGTTNEGLVDDLSDIADVCEEFGVWMHVDGAYGGAGLAAPSIRHLFDGIERADSFIVDPHKWLFAPYDCCALVYREPELARAVHSQHASYLDAIDRNEWNPSELALHLSRRVRGLPLWFSLATHGTDKYRDAIESSVTTAREVARAIDESDFLELVREPELSVLLFERKGWTGEQYSEWSKKAAHDGVILCVPTSWRGKSVLRLAFVNPDTETAQVMAALETLH, encoded by the coding sequence ATGAGCGAGGTACGCCCACAAGGTCGGCCCCACGCGGTGTGGGGCGACGAGACTGACGTAGTACAGCTCGCCTTGGACTGGACCGCCAAACGGATGGTTCGCAAAACCGACCCCCTGTCAACAGCTCGGCCCGCAGCCGAACTTGCGGCGGAGGTTGGCGACGCGATCCGTCCGGAAGGCATCGGAGGCGCGGAAGCTTTGCGCATCTTCGACGAAATTCTTGAGCCCGCAACTCGTGCTCAAGATGACCCGCTGAACCTCGCGTATATCGCTGCTGCGCCCACCCGGGCTGCGGTTGCGTTCGATCTCGTCACGAGCGCTGCGAACATTTTTGGTGGGCTCTGGGAGTCAGGCGCCGGGGCGATCTTCGCAGAAAATCAGGCACTCCAGTGGATCATCGGACTGCTCGACTGGCCAGAAACGGCCGGCGGAACCTTCGTCTCGGGGGGCACCTCAGGAAACCTCTCTGCGCTCATGACTGCACGCGAAACCGCCAAGACCCGCCGTGGTGGAAGACCCGCGGGAGGTTGGCAACTCGCCTGCACCACCAACGCGCACTCGTCGATTCAGTCAGCTGCGAAAGCGCTCGACGTTGACGTGGTTGATGTACCAATCGATGACCGAGGGCACATGACCGGTGCTGCCTTGCGGGCCATTCTTGAACAGTCACCTAATGTGTTTGCCGTTGTGGCATCCGCCGGCACCACCAATGAAGGTCTCGTCGATGACCTTTCGGACATTGCCGACGTCTGCGAGGAGTTCGGAGTGTGGATGCACGTTGATGGCGCCTACGGCGGCGCGGGGCTCGCTGCCCCGAGCATCCGGCACCTGTTCGACGGCATTGAACGGGCCGACAGCTTCATCGTTGACCCGCACAAGTGGCTCTTCGCACCCTATGACTGTTGTGCCCTCGTGTACCGCGAACCCGAGCTTGCGCGAGCGGTGCACTCGCAGCATGCCAGCTATCTGGATGCCATCGACCGCAACGAGTGGAACCCTAGCGAACTCGCCCTGCACCTTTCGCGGCGCGTACGCGGGCTACCGCTGTGGTTCAGTCTTGCTACCCACGGCACCGACAAGTATCGGGATGCGATCGAGAGTTCGGTGACAACTGCTCGCGAAGTTGCCCGCGCCATCGACGAGAGCGACTTTCTCGAACTCGTTCGCGAACCAGAACTGTCGGTGCTGCTGTTCGAACGAAAAGGGTGGACGGGCGAGCAGTATTCGGAGTGGTCGAAGAAGGCTGCGCACGATGGTGTGATCCTGTGTGTTCCCACGTCATGGCGCGGCAAGAGTGTGCTGCGACTCGCGTTCGTGAACCCCGATACCGAGACCGCACAGGTGATGGCGGCCCTCGAAACGCTTCACTAG
- a CDS encoding ferredoxin, giving the protein MIKIEVDMNQCQHYGQCVFEAPDNFKLNDDDKLEYVAEAPDSERDNIEAAVDVCPMQAIRIVE; this is encoded by the coding sequence ATGATCAAAATCGAAGTCGACATGAACCAGTGCCAGCACTATGGCCAGTGCGTGTTTGAGGCACCCGACAACTTCAAGCTCAACGATGACGACAAGCTTGAGTATGTGGCTGAAGCGCCCGACTCTGAGCGCGACAACATTGAAGCTGCTGTTGATGTGTGCCCGATGCAGGCCATCCGAATCGTCGAATAG